In Micromonospora sp. LH3U1, one genomic interval encodes:
- a CDS encoding OmpL47-type beta-barrel domain-containing protein translates to MPRRLTAALAALLLTVIPLAPTPASAAPRVAEQVLTWTADDSITRYKSTPTSAVAGETTIIWENSAATGNTTGMPHTLTFDTSTEGYNHDVTLNILASPFDANDGRHQATVTLTPGRYRYFCSIPGHSQMVGELVVTDGGGGGDTTPPTVTAAVSGDRDQDGNYLAAATVTVTATDADSGVETVEYQIDDTSFQPYTQPVRVTAIGDHSVQFRATDQAGNVSAVGSVSFRIVEPGEDDTTAPVVTATLAGDRDGDGNYIGTATATLTATDTGSGVATIEYALDGAAFTAYANPIVVNVAGMHMLHYRATDVAGNVSAEQMAHFTVVAPQAEDTTPPVVSATVTGERDDDGGYVGGATVTVTATDDESGVATIEYALDTGAWTPYAGPVPVRTVGAHTLRYRATDTAGNASTGQSTTFTVVADGTDGCPDSDTRSTVIIDGDDTGVANVDTGDGCTINDLIDERADYPGHAEFVRHVEAVTAALVTGGTLNRRQQGAIVRAAARSDVGA, encoded by the coding sequence ATGCCCCGACGACTGACAGCCGCGCTGGCGGCGCTCCTGCTCACGGTGATCCCGTTGGCGCCAACGCCCGCCTCCGCCGCCCCTCGCGTCGCGGAACAGGTGCTGACCTGGACCGCTGACGACAGCATCACCCGCTACAAGTCCACGCCCACCTCAGCCGTGGCTGGCGAGACCACGATCATCTGGGAGAACAGCGCGGCCACCGGCAACACCACCGGGATGCCGCACACGCTGACCTTCGACACCAGCACCGAGGGATACAACCACGACGTCACCCTCAACATCCTGGCCAGCCCGTTCGACGCCAACGACGGCCGCCACCAGGCGACCGTCACGCTGACCCCCGGCCGGTACCGCTACTTCTGCTCGATCCCCGGGCACAGCCAGATGGTCGGCGAGCTGGTGGTCACCGACGGCGGTGGTGGCGGCGACACCACTCCGCCGACGGTCACCGCCGCCGTGTCGGGCGACCGCGACCAGGACGGCAACTACCTCGCTGCGGCCACGGTGACCGTGACGGCCACCGACGCCGACTCGGGTGTGGAGACCGTCGAATACCAGATCGACGACACCAGCTTCCAGCCGTACACGCAGCCGGTGCGTGTCACCGCGATCGGCGACCACTCGGTGCAGTTCCGCGCCACCGACCAGGCCGGCAACGTCAGCGCGGTCGGCTCGGTGTCGTTCCGGATCGTCGAGCCGGGGGAGGACGACACCACCGCGCCGGTGGTGACGGCGACCCTGGCCGGCGACCGCGACGGCGACGGCAACTACATCGGTACGGCCACCGCCACGCTGACCGCCACCGACACCGGATCCGGTGTCGCCACCATCGAGTACGCGCTGGACGGGGCTGCCTTCACCGCGTACGCGAACCCGATCGTCGTGAACGTGGCCGGAATGCACATGCTGCACTACCGGGCGACCGACGTCGCCGGGAACGTGTCGGCCGAGCAGATGGCCCACTTCACGGTCGTCGCACCGCAGGCCGAGGACACCACGCCACCCGTCGTCTCCGCCACGGTGACCGGCGAGCGGGACGACGATGGCGGGTACGTCGGCGGCGCGACCGTGACCGTCACGGCGACCGACGACGAATCCGGTGTGGCAACGATCGAGTACGCGCTCGACACCGGCGCCTGGACCCCGTACGCCGGACCGGTCCCCGTCCGGACCGTCGGCGCCCACACCCTGCGGTACCGGGCGACCGACACCGCAGGGAACGCCTCCACCGGGCAGTCGACGACGTTCACCGTGGTGGCCGACGGCACCGACGGCTGCCCCGACTCGGACACCCGGTCCACGGTGATCATTGACGGCGACGACACCGGCGTGGCCAACGTCGACACCGGCGACGGCTGCACCATCAACGATCTGATCGACGAACGTGCCGACTACCCCGGCCACGCCGAATTCGTCCGGCACGTCGAAGCGGTCACCGCCGCGCTCGTGACCGGCGGCACGCTCAACCGGCGGCAGCAGGGCGCCATCGTCCGGGCCGCGGCCCGATCGGACGTCGGCGCATGA
- a CDS encoding ThuA domain-containing protein — translation MTRTIRRALAAVAAFATLIPATTAAAAPRTAAAPQAAQPPKTAVLVFHGPVAEQQDPVSRAVDTITQLGATNDIDVRTTTDPGVFTTAGLSTYRSVVFLSATGAALNRDQESALQSYMKAGGGFVGIADAARAQVDSAWFTGLIGTRPAGAIPVAEPVARVTASGENAPNETKEKLTDGDGNTKWLVRTPTAWVAYELSAPKRITGYALTSANDSSGRDPKDWTLQGSTDGQTWSDLDRRTNQTFPDRFQTRRFDIATPQEFTRYRLNITANSGEPLTQLADLRLFTGSTTAPEPPAVNRAVVDILDRKHPATASLPMTITRSDRWENWDPNPIGTVHTLAQVEERHYNPGPGANGAFHPVSWCRDYDGGRSFYTGMGHTEGSYGEEAFRTHLAGALNWTTGRVRGDCQATIAANYKVERLTAANQTGQLDQIGEPHGLTIAPDGTVFYVGKAACPSGPIADWNNPKVGLGCGTIHSWDPRTKQAKLLTTLEVMGNRGSGSELVKNEEGLLGIVPDPAFAENGWLYVYWMPHDSVDRVKRVGQRTVSRFTYDREAQTIEHATRKDLLQFPVQIHSCCHAGGGMAFDAKGNLYVGSGDNNSSEGSQGYSGNNWTQEYQGISFQDARRTSGNTNDLAGKIIRIHPESDGTYTIPEGNLFPPGTEKTRPEIYVMGVRNIARLQIDPVHQWLTAGWVGPDAGSPSPTLGPAKYETATIITSAGNQGWPYCMGNRQPYRDRSSTDATVLTGWYDCDNLKNESPRNTGLVDIPAARDNMIWYSPDGGGPVFPQRADGSGLPTYVAADATYTQPYLRGGGQAIMSGPTYHRKLVDTNSGVAWPEHWDGKWFIGDQSNATNRVAVTVDPAGVPQAAPPVYAESLRTIIPGGNGDARLQSWMDAKFGPDGALYLLDYGGGFFSLHPNQKLIRITYTGGAPTPAPAANSVAVQNKPLTIAFNGSRSGGVSHRWEFGDGATSTEANPRHTYARVGVYTAKLTVTYADGATATVQTTVTVGCAVPDGRQQVWLGDTDTGVPSRTVGQGCTINDLIDDESTWTDHNGFVRHVSAVARALQDDGLLNSRESGTLTRLAAASEIGRDGHTGYEPLFDGTAESLLAWQQAPSGSFAIQPDGSLRSSGGLGMLWHTKEFGDFSLKVQFRDIAPGTGRANTGVFTRFPDPRIPLDQRPPGSCGTVGSARTSQAWVAIFCGHEIQIYDGETGEPQKTGSVYNFDPVPLAQAGVTPKNQWNDYEIRVVGQHYTMIRNGVVINEFDNTPGKQSSRAGDPPTDLRQFLRGFIGLQNHGDNDLTEFRNIRAREL, via the coding sequence ATGACCAGAACTATTCGACGAGCCCTCGCCGCGGTAGCGGCCTTCGCGACACTGATTCCAGCAACGACGGCGGCAGCCGCACCGCGAACGGCAGCGGCCCCGCAGGCGGCGCAGCCGCCGAAGACAGCGGTCCTCGTGTTTCACGGGCCGGTGGCCGAGCAACAGGACCCGGTCTCTCGCGCGGTGGACACCATCACGCAGCTTGGTGCCACCAATGACATCGATGTCAGGACCACCACGGACCCGGGTGTGTTCACCACGGCCGGACTGTCGACGTACCGCAGCGTGGTCTTTCTCTCCGCGACGGGCGCCGCGCTCAACCGCGACCAGGAGTCGGCGCTGCAGAGCTACATGAAGGCCGGCGGCGGTTTCGTCGGCATCGCCGACGCCGCCCGCGCCCAGGTCGATTCGGCCTGGTTCACCGGCCTGATCGGCACCCGCCCGGCGGGCGCCATCCCGGTGGCCGAGCCGGTGGCCCGGGTGACCGCCAGCGGCGAGAACGCGCCGAACGAGACCAAGGAGAAGCTGACCGACGGCGACGGCAACACCAAGTGGCTCGTCCGCACCCCGACGGCCTGGGTGGCATACGAGTTGAGCGCACCCAAGCGGATCACCGGGTACGCGCTGACGTCGGCCAACGACTCCTCCGGCCGGGACCCCAAGGACTGGACCCTGCAGGGCTCCACGGACGGCCAGACCTGGTCCGATCTGGACCGACGCACCAACCAGACCTTCCCCGACCGGTTCCAGACCCGCCGGTTCGACATCGCCACGCCGCAGGAGTTCACCCGCTACCGGTTGAACATCACCGCGAACAGCGGGGAGCCACTGACCCAGCTCGCCGACCTGCGCCTGTTCACCGGCAGCACCACCGCCCCGGAGCCGCCTGCGGTGAACCGCGCGGTGGTCGACATCCTGGACCGGAAACACCCGGCCACGGCGTCGCTGCCGATGACCATCACCCGGTCGGACCGCTGGGAGAACTGGGACCCGAACCCCATCGGCACCGTGCACACGCTCGCGCAGGTGGAGGAGCGGCACTACAACCCGGGGCCGGGTGCCAACGGCGCCTTCCACCCCGTGTCCTGGTGCCGGGACTACGACGGCGGCCGGTCGTTCTACACCGGCATGGGCCACACCGAGGGCAGCTACGGTGAGGAGGCGTTCCGTACGCACCTCGCCGGAGCCCTCAACTGGACCACCGGTCGCGTACGCGGCGACTGCCAGGCCACGATCGCCGCGAACTACAAGGTGGAACGGCTCACCGCGGCGAACCAGACCGGGCAACTGGACCAGATCGGCGAGCCGCACGGGCTCACCATCGCGCCGGACGGCACGGTCTTCTACGTCGGCAAGGCGGCCTGCCCGAGCGGCCCGATCGCGGACTGGAACAACCCGAAGGTCGGCCTGGGCTGCGGCACCATCCACTCGTGGGACCCGCGTACCAAGCAGGCCAAGCTGCTCACCACCCTCGAGGTGATGGGCAACCGGGGCAGCGGCTCCGAGTTGGTGAAGAACGAGGAGGGCCTGCTCGGCATCGTGCCCGACCCCGCGTTCGCGGAGAACGGGTGGCTCTACGTCTACTGGATGCCACACGACTCCGTCGACCGGGTCAAGCGGGTCGGGCAGCGCACCGTCTCCCGGTTCACCTACGACCGCGAGGCGCAGACCATCGAGCACGCCACCCGCAAGGATCTGCTGCAGTTCCCGGTGCAGATCCACAGCTGCTGCCACGCCGGCGGCGGCATGGCGTTCGACGCCAAGGGCAACCTCTACGTCGGCTCCGGCGACAACAACTCCTCCGAGGGATCGCAGGGCTACTCCGGCAACAACTGGACCCAGGAGTACCAGGGGATCTCGTTCCAGGACGCCCGCCGCACGTCGGGCAACACCAACGACCTCGCCGGCAAGATCATCCGGATTCACCCGGAGTCGGACGGCACGTACACCATCCCGGAGGGCAACCTGTTCCCACCGGGCACCGAGAAGACCCGGCCGGAGATCTACGTGATGGGCGTCCGCAACATCGCCCGCCTGCAGATCGACCCGGTGCACCAGTGGCTGACCGCTGGCTGGGTCGGCCCGGACGCCGGATCGCCCAGCCCCACCCTGGGCCCGGCCAAGTACGAGACCGCCACCATCATCACCTCGGCCGGTAACCAGGGCTGGCCCTACTGCATGGGCAACCGGCAGCCGTACCGGGATCGCAGCAGCACCGACGCGACCGTCCTCACCGGCTGGTACGACTGCGACAACCTGAAGAACGAGTCGCCGCGCAACACCGGACTGGTGGACATCCCGGCAGCCCGGGACAACATGATCTGGTATTCGCCCGATGGCGGCGGCCCGGTGTTCCCGCAGCGAGCCGACGGCAGCGGCCTCCCGACCTACGTCGCGGCCGACGCCACCTACACACAGCCGTACCTGCGTGGCGGCGGGCAGGCCATCATGTCCGGCCCGACGTACCACCGGAAGCTCGTCGACACCAACAGTGGCGTGGCGTGGCCGGAGCACTGGGACGGAAAGTGGTTCATCGGCGACCAGTCGAACGCGACCAACCGGGTCGCGGTCACCGTCGACCCGGCCGGCGTGCCGCAGGCCGCCCCGCCGGTGTACGCCGAGTCGCTGCGGACCATCATTCCGGGCGGCAACGGAGACGCCCGGCTGCAGAGCTGGATGGACGCCAAGTTCGGCCCGGACGGCGCGCTCTACCTGCTGGACTACGGCGGCGGGTTCTTCAGCCTGCACCCCAACCAGAAGCTGATCCGGATCACCTACACCGGTGGCGCGCCCACCCCGGCACCGGCCGCGAACTCGGTCGCCGTACAGAACAAGCCCCTGACCATCGCCTTCAACGGTTCCCGCTCCGGCGGCGTCAGCCACCGGTGGGAGTTCGGCGACGGCGCCACGTCGACCGAGGCGAACCCTCGGCACACGTACGCCCGGGTCGGCGTCTACACCGCGAAACTGACCGTCACGTACGCCGACGGTGCGACGGCGACGGTGCAGACCACGGTCACGGTGGGCTGCGCGGTGCCGGACGGCCGGCAACAGGTGTGGCTCGGCGACACGGACACCGGGGTGCCCAGTCGGACGGTCGGGCAGGGCTGCACGATCAACGACCTGATCGACGACGAGAGCACCTGGACCGACCACAACGGTTTCGTCCGGCACGTGAGCGCGGTGGCCCGCGCGCTGCAGGACGACGGGTTGCTCAACTCCCGCGAGTCCGGCACCCTCACCCGCCTGGCCGCCGCGTCCGAGATCGGCCGGGACGGACACACCGGGTACGAGCCGCTCTTCGACGGGACCGCCGAGTCGCTCCTCGCCTGGCAGCAGGCGCCGTCGGGATCGTTCGCCATCCAGCCGGACGGTTCGCTGCGGTCCAGCGGTGGCCTGGGCATGCTCTGGCACACCAAGGAGTTCGGCGACTTCTCGCTGAAGGTGCAGTTCCGGGACATCGCGCCGGGCACCGGTCGGGCCAACACCGGCGTCTTCACCCGATTCCCGGACCCGCGGATCCCCCTCGACCAGCGGCCACCGGGCAGTTGCGGCACGGTCGGATCAGCCCGGACCTCGCAGGCCTGGGTGGCGATCTTCTGCGGACACGAGATCCAGATCTACGACGGCGAGACCGGCGAGCCACAGAAGACCGGCTCGGTCTACAACTTCGACCCGGTGCCGCTCGCCCAGGCCGGGGTGACTCCGAAGAACCAGTGGAACGACTACGAGATCCGCGTTGTCGGGCAGCACTACACCATGATCCGCAACGGTGTGGTGATCAACGAGTTCGACAACACGCCCGGCAAGCAGTCCTCCCGTGCCGGCGATCCGCCGACCGATCTGCGGCAGTTCCTCCGCGGCTTCATCGGCCTGCAGAACCACGGTGACAACGACCTGACCGAGTTCCGCAACATCCGCGCGCGGGAACTCTAG
- a CDS encoding multicopper oxidase domain-containing protein, giving the protein MDDHAGGPHRHLSRRSLIATGALAAGALGASAPTIGTAFGGSPAQAAAGVTKKVTIYAEQLPGGLFGYGLAPGQATVPGPLLEMYEGDTLEITLVNTTSQRLSIHPHGVDYSTDSDGSPFNASFNNPGETRTYVWRSREMFAAAGRRFMPGSAGYWHYHDHAMGTDHGTAGVAKGLYGALIVRRRGDILPEKQFTVVFHDMTINNRMAPNTPMFEANLGQRVEWIAIGHGNLFHTFHLHAHRWADNRTGMLEGPSDPSHVIDNKDLNPGSSFGFQVLAGEGVGPGAWMYHCHVQTHSDGGMAGIFLVRNADGSMPPGAEEAIHRFQGHTHTHGS; this is encoded by the coding sequence ATGGACGATCACGCCGGTGGCCCTCACCGCCACCTGTCCCGCAGATCCCTCATCGCCACCGGAGCGCTCGCCGCCGGGGCGCTGGGCGCGTCCGCACCAACGATCGGCACCGCGTTCGGAGGCAGCCCCGCACAGGCCGCCGCAGGCGTCACGAAGAAGGTCACCATCTACGCCGAGCAGCTGCCCGGCGGGCTGTTCGGCTACGGTCTGGCACCCGGCCAGGCCACCGTGCCCGGGCCGCTCCTGGAGATGTACGAGGGTGACACCCTGGAGATCACCCTGGTCAACACCACCAGCCAGCGGCTGTCCATCCATCCACACGGTGTGGACTACAGCACCGACTCGGACGGCAGCCCGTTCAACGCCTCGTTCAACAACCCCGGCGAGACGCGGACGTACGTCTGGCGCTCGCGGGAGATGTTCGCCGCAGCGGGTCGGCGGTTCATGCCCGGCAGCGCCGGCTACTGGCATTACCACGATCACGCCATGGGCACCGACCACGGCACCGCCGGGGTGGCCAAAGGGCTGTACGGCGCGCTGATCGTCCGTCGCCGCGGCGACATCCTGCCGGAGAAGCAGTTCACGGTCGTGTTCCACGACATGACGATCAACAACCGGATGGCGCCGAACACGCCGATGTTCGAGGCGAACCTGGGCCAGCGGGTGGAGTGGATCGCCATTGGGCACGGCAACCTGTTCCACACCTTCCACCTGCACGCACACCGCTGGGCGGACAACCGCACCGGCATGCTCGAAGGCCCGAGCGACCCGAGCCACGTGATCGACAACAAGGACCTCAATCCGGGCAGCTCGTTCGGTTTTCAGGTGCTCGCCGGGGAGGGCGTCGGACCCGGGGCGTGGATGTACCACTGCCACGTGCAGACCCACTCCGACGGCGGCATGGCCGGGATCTTCCTGGTGCGCAACGCCGACGGCAGCATGCCGCCGGGCGCCGAGGAAGCGATCCACCGGTTCCAGGGCCACACCCACACGCACGGAAGCTGA